In Oryza sativa Japonica Group chromosome 2, ASM3414082v1, the following are encoded in one genomic region:
- the LOC4330640 gene encoding uncharacterized protein isoform X1 has protein sequence MAAAAAAGATPATARKALLTTTATLLSSSLARSRRSLSCSAAAASAAPRIAPQPPDLLRWVQREGGFVHPALRVVDHPEHGLGVSAAAAEGDIPPGDVLIALPGRLPLRLRRPAGAADAVLVQLADQVPEELWAMRLGLRLLQERAKSDSFWWPYIANLPETFTVPIFFPGEDIKNLQYAPLLHQVNKRCRFLLEFEKEVKHKLGTVPLEDHPFCGQDVNSSSLGWAMSAASTRAFRLHGEIPMLLPLIDMCNHSFNPNARIVQEGNVDSPDMSVKVVAETKIDQNAAVTLNYGCYPNDFFLLDYGFVITSNSYDQVELSYDGTLLDAASMAAGVSSPNFSAPAKWQQDILSQLNLYGEGAILKVSIGGPEIVDGRLLAALRVIIAADPDAVSGHDLKTLMSLKEKAPLGPAVEASALRTVLALCTFALQHFHTKIMEDEAILKGEPPLTTELAVQFRLQKKLLLLDVIQNLSRRIKMLALDKSTV, from the exons atggccgccgccgccgccgcgggggcgacgccggcgacggcgaggaaggCCCTGCTCACAACAACCGccaccctcctctcctcctcgctcgCGCGCAGCCGGCGCAGCCTCTCCTGCTCCGcggccgctgcctccgccgccccgCGCATCGCGCCTCAGCCGCCGGACCTGCTCCGATGGGTGCAGCGGGAGGGAGGGTTCGTGCACCCCGCCCTCCGCGTGGTCGACCATCCTGAGCACGGCCTCGgggtctccgccgccgcggccgagggAGACATTCCCCCTGGCGACGTCCTCATCGCGCTACCCGGCCGCCTCCCTCTACGACTCCGCCGCCCCGCCGGCGCTGCGGACGCGGTCCTCGTGCAGCTAGCGGACCAAGTACCTG AGGAACTATGGGCTATGCGACTGGGCTTGAGGCTGCTTCAAGAAAGGGCAAAATCTGATTCTTTCTGGTGGCCATATATCGCAAATCTGCCAGAGACTTTTACTGTACCGATATTTTTTCCAGGGGAAGACATAAAAAACTTGCAGTATGCCCCTCTTCTCCACCAG GTGAATAAAAGGTGTCGCTTCCTTCTCGAGTTTGAAAAAGAAGTGAAACATAAGCTTGGTACAGTGCCCTTGGAAGATCATCCTTTTTGTGGACAAGATGTAAACTCATCTTCCCTTGGATGGGCTATGTCAGCAGCATCTACTCGGGCATTCCGTTTGCATGGTGAAATCCCAATGCTGTTGCCTCTTATTGATATGTGTAACCATAGTTTTAACCCAAATGCTAGGATTGTCCAGGAAGGAAATGTGGATAGCCCTGATATGTCAGTTAAG GTTGTTGCTGAGACAAAAATTGATCAAAATGCTGCGGTAACACTGAACTATGGTTGCTACCCTAATGATTTCTTCCTTCTTGATTATGGATTTGTAATAACATCAAATTCGTATGATCAAGTGGAACTGAGCTATGATGGAACTCTCCTAGATGCTGCTAGCATGGCAGCAGGAGTTTCTTCGCCTAACTTTTCAGCTCCAGCCAAGTGGCAACAGGATATCTTGTCACAGCTAAATCTGTATGGAGAGGGTGCTATTCTAAAG GTCAGCATAGGAGGTCCAGAAATAGTAGATGGGCGCTTATTGGCTGCTTTAAGGGTTATTATTGCAGCTGATCCGGACGCTGTGAGTGGCCATGACCTCAAGACTTTGATGTCTCTTAAGGAGAAAGCTCCATTAGGCCCAGCTGTTGAAGCTTCAGCACTCCGAACTGTCCTTGCACTTTGCACCTTTGCTCTACAACACTTCCACACGAAGATAATGGAAGACGAGGCCATACTAAAAGGAGAACCACCTCTTACTACTGAACTAGCCGTGCAGTTTAGATTGCAGAAGAAGCTGCTTCTCCTGGATGTGATACAGAATCTTAGTCGCAGAATCAAGATGCTAGCTCTAGACAAATCCACCGTGTAG
- the LOC4330641 gene encoding uncharacterized protein: MEMGRDVDAGQQQRRLVVVHSQVRRIKQEEGEKVKVDETYQHQVSEMRRMVVLRDMEARQRSRSPLGRAARPAISIGGDS, from the coding sequence ATGGAGATGGGTAGGGACGTGGATGCAGGGCAGCAGCAGAGGCGGCTGGTGGTGGTGCACAGCCAGGTGAGGCGGATCAagcaggaggagggggagaaggtGAAGGTGGACGAGACGTACCAGCACCAGGTGTCGGAGATGCGGCGGATGGTGGTGCTCCGGGACATGGAGGCGAGGCAGCGCTCCCGCTCGCCGCTCGGGAGGGCCGCCCGCCCGGCGATCTCCATCGGCGGCGACTCGTGA